In Aspergillus oryzae RIB40 DNA, chromosome 6, one genomic interval encodes:
- a CDS encoding sugar porter family MFS transporter (predicted transporter (major facilitator superfamily)) has translation MSILSLVEDRPTPKEVYNWKIYLLAAVASCTSCMIGYDSAFIGTTISLQSFKDEFDWDSMSAAHQDLVSSNIVSLYQAGAFFGAFFAYPIGHFWGRKWGLMVSALIFTLGAGIMLGTNGDRGFGLLYGGRVLAGLGVGAGSNITPIYISELSPPAIRGRLVGVYELGWQIGGLVGFWICYGVDETLPPSHKQWIIPFAVQLIPSGLLIIGALFLKESPRWLFLRGRREEAIKNLCWIRQLPEDHVYMIEEIGAIDQTLEHQRATIGLGFWKPFAAAWTNKKILYRLFLGSMLFFWQNGSGINAINYYSPTVFKSIGVTGSNTSLFTTGIFGVVKTVVTFIWLLWLIDRVGRRLLLLIGAAGGSICLWIVGAYIKIARPSERENKQMDGGGIAAMFFFYLWTVFYTPSWNGTPWVINSEMFDPNIRSLAQACAAGSNWLWNFLISRFTPQMFAKMDYGVYFFFASLMILSIIFVFFLIPETKGIPLESMDRLFETQPIWRAHGTLLKQIREDEERFRHDLEDSGFVKSTDRQVEVVDA, from the exons ATGTCTATCCTCTCTCTAGTCGAGGATAGACCAACTCCCAAGGAGGTGTACAACTGGAAGATTTACCTCCTCGCAGCTGTTGCCTCATGCACGTCTTGTATGATCGGATATGATAGTGCCTTCATTGGTACGACTATATCTCTCCAGTCATTCAAGGATGAGTTTGATTGGGACTCCATGTCTGCCGCGCACCAAGACCTAGTGAGCTCCAACATTGTCTCTCTCTACCAGGCGGGTGCATTCTTTGGTGCATTCTTCGCCTATCCTATCGGTCATTTTTGGGGTCGAAAATGGGGCCTGATGGTCTCTGCTTTAATATTTACATTGGGTGCCGGCATAATGCTGGGTACTAATGGCGACCGTGGATTTGGTTTACTTTATGGAGGACGAGTGCTTGCTGGCTTGGGAGTGGGAGCTGGCTCCAATATCACTCCTATTTATATCTCCGAGTTATCTCCCCCGGCGATCAGAGGACGGTTGGTTGGGGTTTACGAATTGGGGTGGCAAATTGGTGGGCTTGTAGGCTTTTGGATCTGT TACGGCGTTGATGAAACGCTGCCCCCGAGTCATAAGCAGTGGATCATCCCATTCGCTGTCCAGCTGATCCCATCTGGCCTTCTTATTATTGGTGCCCTGTTTTTGAAAGAGTCTCCACGTTGGCTATTCCTGCGGGGACGTCGAGAGGAAGCAATCAAAAACCTCTGCTGGATTCGCCAACTCCCAGAAGACCACGTCTACATGATTGAGGAGATCGGTGCTATTGACCAGACCCTAGAACACCAGCGTGCAACTATTGGTCTGGGTTTCTGGAAGCCGTTCGCTGCGGCATGGACGAACAAGAAGATACTGTAtcgcctcttccttggtAGCATGCTGTTCTTTTGGCAGAATGGTTCAGGAATCAACGCCATCAACTATTATTCTCCTACCGTCTTCAAAAGCATTGGTGTCACAGGTTCGAACACAAGCTTGTTCACCACGGGTATCTTTGGTGTCGTGAAGACCGTGGTGACATTTATCTGGCTTCTTTGGCTGATTGACCGTGTGGGACGACGTTTGCTCCTCCTCATTGGTGCCGCCGGTGGCTCGATCTGTTTGTGGATCGTGGGCGCATATATCAAAATCGCTAGGCCttcagaaagagagaacaagCAGATGGATGGCGGTGGCATTGCTGCtatgttcttcttctatcTGTGGACAGTGTTTTATACCCCTTCCTGGAACGGTACCCCATGGGTTATTAACTCG GAAATGTTCGATCCCAACATTCGATCGCTTGCGCAAGCCTGCGCGGCAGGGTCCAACTGGCTCTGgaacttcctcatctcccGGTTCACTCCACAGATGTTTGCCAAGATGGACTACGGGGTGTACTTCTTTTTCGCGTCTCTCATGATCCTGTCCATCATCTTTGTGTTCTTCCTCATTCCAGAGACGAAGGGTATCCCACTGGAGAGTATGGACCGTCTTTTTGAGACCCAGCCGATTTGGCGTGCTCACGGGACTCTCCTCAAACAAATTCGCGAAGATGAGGAACGGTTTCGTCATGACTTGGAGGATTCCGGCTTTGTGAAGAGCACCGATAGGCAAGTGGAGGTCGTGGATGCTTAA